A stretch of Paenibacillus sp. URB8-2 DNA encodes these proteins:
- a CDS encoding HAD family hydrolase: MIKALVFDFDGTIIDTESAWYTAFREAYEQHGVELTVKQYSQCIGTSLCNFNPYEYLMTDLNLPIDREEFRKAVQLRHSELMEAEEMRLGIKHYLDSAKAAGLKIGLATSSSTAWVEKYLNQLELREYFDCIRTADHVKNVKPDPELYLQALECLGVKPDEAIAIEDSPNGSKAALAAGMHCVVSPNQITSLLAFDPSLHKLECFTDLDFEHLTTRLFEATQIS; encoded by the coding sequence ATGATTAAAGCATTGGTATTTGATTTTGACGGCACGATTATTGACACAGAATCTGCATGGTATACAGCTTTTCGGGAAGCTTACGAGCAGCACGGCGTAGAGCTTACCGTCAAGCAGTACTCCCAATGTATCGGAACCAGCTTATGTAATTTTAACCCGTATGAGTATTTGATGACTGATTTAAACCTTCCCATTGACCGGGAGGAATTCCGAAAAGCCGTCCAGCTCCGTCATTCCGAGCTTATGGAAGCCGAAGAGATGCGGCTGGGCATCAAGCATTATCTGGATTCAGCCAAAGCAGCTGGCCTCAAGATTGGACTTGCGACAAGTTCTTCCACGGCATGGGTTGAAAAATACTTGAATCAATTGGAGCTTCGTGAATATTTCGATTGCATTCGTACAGCCGATCATGTGAAAAACGTAAAGCCCGACCCTGAATTGTACTTGCAGGCGTTGGAATGTCTGGGTGTTAAGCCGGATGAAGCTATCGCAATCGAGGACTCGCCGAACGGTTCTAAAGCCGCATTGGCAGCTGGTATGCACTGCGTCGTCAGTCCGAACCAAATCACAAGTCTTTTGGCCTTCGACCCTTCGCTTCATAAATTAGAGTGCTTTACCGACCTCGATTTTGAAC
- a CDS encoding GNAT family N-acetyltransferase: MFNLEVSEDQLQFVASNLSSVASCYVLATNGGHPFPFIIYVDEQPVGFVMLAYGTTGYEEPSIAEDKYCIMRLMIDKQYQNRGYGREAMKKILEFIRIFPAGPAHYCWIPYKSENIPAKNLYESFGFRDSGEVFNNESITVLPI, translated from the coding sequence ATGTTTAATTTGGAAGTTTCAGAGGACCAACTGCAATTTGTTGCGTCTAATTTGTCAAGCGTGGCGTCTTGTTATGTTCTTGCAACCAATGGGGGACATCCATTCCCATTTATCATTTACGTGGATGAGCAGCCTGTCGGGTTTGTTATGTTGGCTTATGGAACCACCGGATACGAAGAACCGTCAATCGCAGAAGATAAATATTGCATCATGCGACTGATGATTGACAAGCAATACCAGAACCGAGGTTACGGTCGAGAAGCCATGAAAAAGATCTTGGAATTTATTCGCATCTTTCCGGCAGGGCCAGCACATTACTGCTGGATCCCTTATAAATCGGAGAACATCCCTGCCAAAAATCTTTATGAAAGCTTCGGCTTTCGTGACAGTGGTGAAGTATTCAACAACGAATCAATAACCGTATTGCCAATCTGA